In Oenanthe melanoleuca isolate GR-GAL-2019-014 chromosome 9, OMel1.0, whole genome shotgun sequence, the following are encoded in one genomic region:
- the ECEL1 gene encoding endothelin-converting enzyme-like 1, translating to MEKTYSLTAHYDEFQEVKYVSKYQSGTLPNGLALQLGAGAKKRRGGLPRWSRREVCLLSGLVFAAGLCVILTCMLVLKYLAAEGDSYCLEGCQEKKAFLRASRFLSANMDASIDPCQDFYSFACGGWLRRHGIPEDKLVYGTIGAMAEQNEAKLRALLSRPVRRRARASAERKVKEFFRSCLDRAEIDRLGPRPMLEVIGECGGWDAPPERRDINELLYKTQGVYSAAVLFSLTVSLDERNTSRYVIRIDQDGLTLPERTLYLGQDEESEKILAAYRVFMERLLTLLGAEHVEQKAQEILQLEQHLANITVSEYDDVRRDVGSTYHKVTLAELQRITPTLKWKRLLDRIFHDNFSEEEEVVLLATDYMHKVSDLIRVTPSRILHNYMLWRIVVVLSEHLSTPFRDAIHELSKEMEGNEKQLELGKICLSQANKHFGMALGALFVEEHFSSASKAKVQQLVEDIKYILDQRLDELDWMDEETRRAARAKLRYMMVMIGYPDFLLKPEAIDKEYEFEVDEKTYFKNILNSIAFGIRLSVKKIRQEVDKSAWLLPPQALNAYYLPNKNQMVFPAGILQPTLYDPEFPQSLNYGGIGTIIGHELTHGYDDWGGQYDRHGNLVHWWTERSYSKFLKKAQCIVNLYDNFTVYNQRVNGKHTLGENIADMGGLKLAYYAYQKWVREHGPEHPLHHMKYTHDQLFFIAFAQNWCIKRRSQSIYLQVLTDKHAPEHYRVLGSVSQFEEFGRVFHCPKNSPMNPVHKCSVW from the exons ATGGAGAAGACCTACTCGCTGACAGCGCACTACGATGAGTTTCAGGAGGTGAAGTACGTGAGCAAGTACCAGAGCGGGACCCTGCCCAATGGCTTGGCCCTGCAGCTGGGCGCAGGGGCCAAGAAGCGCCGTGGGGGGCTGCCCCGCTGGAGCCGCCGCGAGGTCTGTCTGCTCTCAGGGCTGGTCTTTGCCGCGGGGCTCTGCGTCATCCTGACGTGCATGTTGGTCCTCAAGTACCTGGCGGCCGAAGGGGACAGCTACTGCCTGGAGGGCTGCCAGGAGAAGAAGGCCTTCCTGCGGGCATCCCGCTTCCTGAGCGCCAACATGGATGCTTCTATCGACCCTTGCCAGGACTTCTACTCCTTCGCCTGTGGCGGCTGGCTACGGCGGCACGGCATTCCGGAGGACAAGCTGGTGTACGGCACCATCGGGGCCATGGCCGAGCAGAACGAGGCCAAGCTGCGGGCGCTGCTGAGCCGCCCCGTGCGGCGCCGGGCCCGCGCCTCGGCGGAGAGGAAGGTCAAGGAGTTTTTCCGCTCGTGCCTGGACCGGGCTGAGATCGACCGGCTGGGCCCCCGGCCCATGCTGGAGGTCATCGGGGAGTGCGGTGGGTGGGACGCCCCTCCGGAGCGCAGGGACATCAACGAGCTGCTCTACAAGACGCAGGGGGTGTACAGCGCTGCCGTGCTCTTCTCGCTCACCGTCAGCCTGGACGAGAGGAACACGTCCCGCTACGTCATCCGG ATCGACCAGGACGGGCTGACCCTGCCCGAACGGACCCTCTACCTGGGGCAGGATGAGGAGAGCGAGAAG ATCCTGGCTGCATACCGAGTGTTCATGGAGCGACTGCTCACCCTCCTGGGGGCTGAGCACGTGGAGCAGAAAGCCCAGGAgatcctgcagctggagcagcacctcGCCAAT ATCACGGTGTCTGAGTATGACGATGTGCGGAGGGACGTTGGCAGCACGTACCACAAAGTGACCCTGGCCGAGCTGCAGCGCATCACCCCCACA ctcaAGTGGAAGCGCTTGCTGGACCGCATCTTCCACGACAACTtctcagaggaggaggaggtggtgctgctggccacCGACTACATGCACAAGGTGTCCGACCTCATCCGTGTGACACCcagcag GATTCTTCACAACTACATGCTGTGGCGCATCGTGGTGGTGCTGAGCGAGCACCTCTCCACCCCTTTCCGTGATGCCATCCACGAGCTCTCCAAGGAGATGGAGGGCAATGAGAAGCAGCTCGAGCTGGGTAAGATCTGCCTGAGCCAGGCCAACAAGCACTTCGGCATGGCCCTGGGAGCTCTCTTTGTCGAGGAGCACTTCTCCTCTGCCAGCAAAGCCAAG GTGCAGCAGCTGGTGGAGGACATCAAATACATCCTTGACCAGCGTCTGGATGAGCTGGACTGGATGGACGAGGAGACACggagagcagccagggccaAG CTCCGGTATATGATGGTGATGATTGGGTATCCCGATTTCCTCCTGAAGCCAGAGGCCATCGACAAGGAATATGAG tTTGAGGTGGATGAGAAGACCTACTTCAAGAACATCCTCAACAGCATCGCCTTCGGCATCAGGCTCTCTGTGAAGAAGATCCGGCAGGAGGTGGACAAGTCTGC gtggctgctgcctccccaggcACTGAATGCCTACTACCTACCCAACAAGAACCAGATGG tgttcCCTGCTGGCATCCTGCAGCCCACCCTCTACGACCCCGAGTTCCCGCA GTCGCTGAACTATGGTGGGATTGGCACCATCATTGGGCACGAGCTGACCCATGGCTATGATGACTGGG GGGGACAATACGACCGGCACGGGAACCTGGTGCACTGGTGGACAGAGAGGTCGTACAGCAAGTTCCTGAAGAAGGCACAGTGCATCGTCAACCTCTACGACAACTTCACCGTCTACAACCAGAGG GTGAATGGCAAACACACACTGGGGGAGAACATCGCTGACATGGGGGGGCTCAAGCTCGCCTACTAC GCCTACCAGAAGTGGGTGCGGGAGCACGGCCCCGAGCACCCCCTGCACCACATGAAATACACACACGACCAGCTCTTCTTCATCGCCTTTGCCCAG AACTGGTGCATCAAGCGGCGATCCCAGTCCATCTACCTGCAAGTGCTGACAGACAAGCACGCCCCGGAGCACTACAG GGTCCTGGGCAGTGTCTCGCAGTTTGAGGAGTTTGGACGGGTCTTCCACTGCCCCAAGAACTCGCCCATGAACCCGGTGCACAAGTGCTCGGTGTGGTGA